Proteins from a single region of Gasterosteus aculeatus chromosome Y, fGasAcu3.hap1.1, whole genome shotgun sequence:
- the LOC144391232 gene encoding uncharacterized protein LOC144391232 translates to MRKIFTRIGLTGAGGPLLNTCPPPYPASSANQQPPSAGAHIKVHYTRQREEKEAAVKAAQERLLGEEEEKRQAALPTRSRSPGATGGDTSAINKLIAEQPSTSDVFSPSFDPEGVPPDAKSVLQTPMIQVPGHSGPILVFRPWTDTDIRAAMAHLPPIQHSGRLFAEAFMDFCKQFLPNFAEIRRVLMSHVGPTHYQKLNQLVAGDTSAADVEWSSNQNKPYRDALTALSDGIKTLFPDKVDMTPINNTKQATAESVHDYYQRLLTVFNLNSGIPQPAVLGDALGTWESHLKNAFMNGLLPDIKMNVQRSVAGMEDSRLADVKKHAAHAQSMDIERTDHEGKRRSRQIELAQLTMLQAVTQLARNDRPRDPNQRGGFRGRGRDMTRGRSSWNQEGSQLSPPNDYDTCFRCGEQGHWHRECPQNAPRRGWGRGLARRGRGGNAHSD, encoded by the coding sequence tctcacaggggctggcggccctctcctcaacacatgcccaccaccgtaccctgcttcatctgcgaaccagcaacctccgtctgcaggagcacatatcaaagttcactacacccggcagagggaggaaaaggaagcggcagtgaaagcagcacaggaacgactcctcggcgaagaggaggaaaagagacaggctgctctccccactcgctctcgctctccaggagcaaccggaggggacacttctgccatcaacaaactgattgcagagcaaccatctacatcagatgttttttccccctctttcgacccagagggagttcccccggatgcaaaatctgtgctccaaaccccaatgattcaagtaccaggacactcaggtcccatacttgttttccggccttggactgatacggacattagagctgcaatggctcatctcccgccgatacagcactcgggaagactgtttgctgaagcattcatggacttctgtaagcaattcctgcccaactttgctgaaattcgacgtgtgctaatgagtcacgtgggtccgactcactaccaaaagctcaaccagctggttgcaggagacaccagtgcggccgatgttgaatggagttcaaatcaaaataagccgtacagagacgcactcacggctttgagcgacggcataaagacattgttccctgacaaagtggatatgactcccatcaacaataccaagcaggcaacggctgagtccgtccatgattactaccaaagacttctcacagtgtttaatcttaacagtggcattccacaacccgccgtgttaggagacgctctggggacgtgggaatcacacctgaagaatgctttcatgaatggactattacccgacataaaaatgaatgtgcagcgctctgttgctggaatggaagactcgcgactcgcggatgtaaagaaacatgctgcgcatgcgcaatccatggacatagagagaactgaccacgaggggaaaaggcgctcacgtcagattgaactcgcccaactgactatgctccaagctgtcactcaacttgccagaaacgaccgcccacgggatcccaaccaacggggcggattcagggggcgtggtcgggatatgacgaggggacgctcctcctggaaccaggagggatcacagctgtctccacccaatgactatgatacgtgtttccgctgtggcgaacagggacattggcacagagaatgtccacaaaacgcacctcgtagaggatgggggcgtggactggccagacgaggaaggggtggcaacgcacattccgattga